A window from Variovorax sp. PBL-E5 encodes these proteins:
- a CDS encoding carbohydrate ABC transporter permease, giving the protein MSKPGQIDVVGMSYLDSVPRKAVTVYLPLLVFLIVLLFPFYWMAITSVKPDAELLSREGNPFWVIGPTLAHFHKLLFETEYPQWLWNTVLVSVVSTFFSLAASVLAAYAIERLRFNGSRQVGLAIFLAYLVPPSILFIPLANVVFNLGLFDTRWALILTYPTFLIPFSTWLLMGYFRSIPAELEECALIDGASRWQVLVKIVLPLAVPGLISAGIFAFTLSWNEFIYALTFISSSEIKTLPVGVVTELVQGDVYQWGPLMAGALLGSLPVAFIYSFFVEYYVSGLTGSVKE; this is encoded by the coding sequence ATGAGCAAGCCCGGCCAGATCGATGTCGTCGGGATGAGCTACCTCGACTCGGTGCCGCGCAAGGCGGTGACGGTCTACCTGCCCCTGCTGGTGTTCCTGATCGTGCTGCTGTTCCCGTTCTACTGGATGGCGATCACCTCGGTGAAGCCGGATGCGGAGCTGCTCTCGCGCGAAGGCAATCCGTTCTGGGTCATCGGCCCGACGCTCGCGCACTTCCACAAGCTGCTGTTCGAGACCGAGTACCCGCAGTGGCTCTGGAACACGGTGCTGGTGTCGGTGGTGTCGACCTTCTTCTCGCTCGCGGCCTCGGTGCTGGCGGCCTATGCGATCGAGCGGCTGCGCTTCAACGGCTCGCGGCAGGTGGGCCTTGCGATCTTCCTGGCCTATCTGGTGCCGCCGTCGATCCTGTTCATTCCGCTGGCCAACGTGGTGTTCAACCTCGGCCTGTTCGACACGCGCTGGGCGCTGATCCTGACCTACCCGACCTTCCTGATCCCGTTCTCGACCTGGCTCCTGATGGGCTACTTCCGCTCGATCCCGGCCGAGCTCGAGGAGTGCGCGCTGATCGACGGCGCGAGCCGCTGGCAGGTGCTGGTGAAGATCGTGCTGCCGCTGGCCGTGCCGGGGCTGATCTCGGCCGGCATCTTCGCCTTCACGCTGTCGTGGAACGAGTTCATCTATGCACTGACCTTCATCTCGTCTTCGGAGATCAAGACGCTGCCGGTGGGCGTGGTGACCGAGCTCGTGCAGGGCGACGTCTACCAGTGGGGACCGCTGATGGCCGGCGCGCTGCTGGGCTCGCTGCCGGTGGCCTTCATCTATTCCTTCTTCGTCGAATATTACGTCTCGGGACTGACCGGCTCGGTCAAGGAATAG
- a CDS encoding AsmA family protein has product MNRAWTGFPRRHPVWTGVAVALVLLVLLFDWNWFRHPLERYVSQKTERTFRISDLHVTLGWTLTPTIRMHDVYFGNAAWSKEKAMARIETLEFSVSLRDLPGKVLIPRVALTHPELVFERQPDDRKNWILSDPSDKSPSKLRISTLSVDQGRLRYIDYGMPFSIDVQVGTFDPASQARVKDAKAKPINDRYTTQYDFKGKYHDAAFSGTALTGEVLSFQESGVPFPLKGSLVAGTTRVDVEGTIADADNISAIDTQLRIRGRTLANLYPFLLLPLPASPPYELQGHLILKGKTYTMDDLAGKIGATDVTGHGTYVDKTPRPLLTADLHSKLLKLADLGPLIGVQTRESGGKPVASQAQTRNRPAAKATEQATDPDHLLPAGSFDGSRLQKIDADVGLDAARLEMPNALPLESIHASLHLHDSILKLTPLDFGFAGGTIASQVLLDAREPTLKSELQANFRGIRVDRLVPDKEAIAQGAGTVGATIELKGTGNSIADAAAKSNGRIAAAIAGGRISNLLDAASSLNGGKVLELLVGGDKTIEVNCGGMAFDIKDGQGTSSLFLIDTEQTQILGSGNFDLARERFDFTIAPKPKRMGILSLRTPVRLYGSFRKPDFQIEKGPLLARAGGALALAAAAPFAALLPLIETGPGVNTNCAAVERQVGGAQKQARAPVKEKK; this is encoded by the coding sequence TCTCGCAGAAGACCGAGCGCACCTTCCGCATCTCCGACCTGCACGTCACGCTTGGCTGGACGCTGACGCCGACCATCCGCATGCACGACGTCTACTTCGGCAACGCGGCCTGGTCGAAGGAGAAGGCGATGGCACGGATCGAGACGCTGGAGTTCTCGGTCTCGCTGCGCGACCTGCCCGGCAAGGTGCTGATCCCGCGCGTCGCGCTCACCCATCCCGAGCTCGTGTTCGAACGGCAGCCGGACGACCGCAAGAACTGGATCCTCTCCGACCCTTCCGACAAGTCGCCGAGCAAGCTGCGCATCAGCACGCTGTCGGTGGACCAGGGCCGTCTGCGCTACATCGACTACGGCATGCCCTTCTCGATCGACGTCCAGGTCGGCACCTTCGACCCGGCCAGCCAGGCGCGGGTGAAGGACGCCAAGGCCAAGCCGATCAACGACCGCTACACCACGCAATACGACTTCAAAGGCAAATACCACGACGCCGCCTTCTCGGGCACGGCGCTCACCGGCGAGGTGCTCAGCTTCCAGGAATCGGGCGTGCCCTTTCCGCTCAAGGGCAGCCTGGTCGCGGGCACGACGCGCGTCGATGTCGAAGGCACGATCGCCGACGCCGACAACATCTCGGCCATCGACACGCAGCTGCGCATCCGGGGCCGCACGCTGGCCAACCTCTATCCCTTCCTCTTGCTGCCGCTGCCGGCCTCGCCGCCGTACGAACTGCAGGGCCACCTGATCCTCAAGGGCAAGACCTACACCATGGACGACCTGGCCGGCAAGATCGGCGCGACCGACGTCACCGGCCATGGCACCTATGTCGACAAGACGCCGCGTCCGCTGCTCACGGCCGACCTGCACAGCAAGCTGCTCAAGCTCGCCGACCTCGGCCCGCTGATCGGCGTGCAGACCAGGGAGAGCGGCGGCAAGCCCGTCGCCTCGCAGGCCCAGACCCGCAATCGTCCCGCGGCCAAGGCGACCGAGCAGGCCACCGACCCCGATCACCTGCTGCCCGCGGGCAGCTTCGACGGCAGCCGGCTGCAGAAGATCGATGCCGACGTCGGTCTCGACGCGGCCCGGCTCGAGATGCCCAACGCGCTGCCGCTGGAAAGCATCCACGCCTCGCTGCATCTGCACGATTCGATCCTCAAGCTGACGCCGCTGGACTTCGGCTTCGCCGGCGGCACCATCGCCTCGCAGGTGCTGCTCGATGCGCGCGAGCCGACGCTCAAGTCCGAGCTGCAGGCGAACTTCCGCGGCATTCGCGTCGACCGGCTGGTGCCCGACAAGGAAGCCATCGCGCAGGGCGCAGGCACGGTCGGCGCGACGATCGAGCTCAAGGGCACGGGCAATTCGATCGCCGACGCGGCCGCGAAATCCAATGGCCGTATCGCCGCCGCGATCGCCGGCGGACGCATCTCCAACCTGCTCGACGCGGCGAGCTCGCTCAATGGCGGCAAGGTGCTCGAGCTGCTGGTCGGCGGCGACAAGACGATCGAGGTCAACTGCGGCGGCATGGCCTTCGACATCAAGGACGGCCAGGGCACGTCGTCGCTGTTCCTGATCGACACCGAGCAGACCCAGATCCTGGGCAGCGGCAACTTCGACCTGGCGCGCGAGCGCTTCGACTTCACCATCGCGCCGAAGCCCAAGCGCATGGGCATCCTCTCGCTGCGCACGCCGGTGCGGCTCTACGGCAGCTTCCGAAAGCCGGACTTCCAGATCGAGAAAGGCCCGCTGCTCGCGCGGGCCGGCGGGGCGCTCGCACTGGCGGCCGCGGCGCCCTTCGCCGCGCTGTTGCCGCTGATCGAGACCGGTCCCGGCGTCAACACCAACTGCGCCGCCGTCGAGCGGCAGGTCGGCGGCGCGCAGAAGCAGGCGAGGGCGCCCGTGAAGGAAAAGAAATAG
- a CDS encoding carbohydrate ABC transporter permease: MTTRLTRLQNSRGGLSFLFMLPAAALLLLFLTYPLGLGTWLGFTDTKVGRSGEWIGLENYEYLWGDAVTRLALFNTLFYTAVASVFKFLLGLWLAVLLNKNIRFKTFFRAVILLPYIVPTALSAIAFWWIYDSQFSIISWALVKMGLIDQYIDFLGNPWNARFAVIAANVWRGVPFVAITLLAGLQTISPSYYEASAIDGASPWQQFRHVTLPLLTPIIAVVMTFSVLFTFTDFQLIYVITRGGPLNATHLMATLSFQRAISGGALGEGAAIAIAMVPFLLACVMFSFFGLQRRAWQQGGSDK, from the coding sequence ATGACCACGCGACTCACCCGGCTGCAGAACAGCCGCGGCGGCCTCAGCTTCCTGTTCATGCTGCCGGCCGCGGCGCTGCTGCTGCTGTTCCTGACCTATCCGCTCGGCCTGGGCACCTGGCTCGGCTTCACCGATACCAAGGTCGGGCGCAGCGGCGAGTGGATCGGCCTCGAGAACTACGAGTACCTGTGGGGCGATGCGGTCACGCGGCTGGCGCTCTTCAACACGCTCTTCTACACGGCGGTGGCGAGCGTGTTCAAGTTCCTGCTCGGCCTCTGGCTGGCGGTGCTGCTGAACAAGAACATCCGCTTCAAGACCTTCTTTCGCGCCGTCATCCTGCTGCCCTACATCGTGCCGACCGCGCTGTCGGCGATCGCCTTCTGGTGGATCTACGACTCGCAGTTCTCGATCATCAGCTGGGCGCTGGTGAAGATGGGCCTGATCGACCAGTACATCGACTTCCTCGGCAATCCGTGGAACGCGCGCTTCGCCGTCATCGCGGCCAACGTGTGGCGCGGCGTGCCCTTCGTCGCGATCACGCTTCTGGCCGGGCTGCAGACGATCTCGCCGAGCTACTACGAGGCCTCGGCCATCGACGGCGCGTCGCCCTGGCAGCAGTTCCGCCACGTCACGCTGCCATTGCTGACGCCGATCATCGCGGTGGTGATGACCTTCTCGGTGCTGTTCACCTTCACCGACTTCCAGCTGATCTACGTCATCACCCGCGGCGGCCCGCTCAATGCGACGCACCTGATGGCGACGCTGTCCTTCCAGCGCGCGATCTCGGGCGGCGCGCTCGGCGAAGGCGCGGCGATCGCGATCGCGATGGTGCCCTTCCTGCTGGCCTGCGTGATGTTCAGTTTCTTCGGCTTGCAGCGCCGCGCATGGCAACAGGGGGGATCCGATAAATGA